In Shouchella patagoniensis, the following are encoded in one genomic region:
- a CDS encoding phosphotransferase family protein, which yields MEETIAVRQGEELDNEALHRFLMKAITNYPAEGKLEISQFPAGASNLTYLLSNDDWQAVLRRPPLGPLPPKAHDMKREYDFLSSLAPFFSYAPRPLALGTDMEVMDKVFYVMERREGVVLDADFPAHIKGTIVKGQQVSELLIDTLVELHQVEPDQSGLRNFGKPEGFMERQVLGWIGRYERVQTDEIAEYLGLAKWLKEKIPLSSESRIIHNDFKFNNMLLSRDLSEVRAVVDWEMATIGDPLFDLGVVLSYWTEPSDPIELRKLFPTITTNEGFLSRRQLVERYAKKSGRDCAELKFYHVFALFKLAVIVQQIYFRWHQGQTTDSRFGTFNLRTKVLIKHAYKQIN from the coding sequence ATGGAGGAAACAATCGCGGTACGGCAAGGTGAAGAATTGGATAATGAAGCATTACATCGTTTTTTAATGAAAGCGATTACTAATTATCCTGCTGAAGGAAAACTGGAAATCAGTCAATTTCCAGCAGGGGCATCAAATCTAACTTACCTGCTTTCCAATGACGATTGGCAAGCTGTCTTAAGGCGCCCGCCACTTGGACCTTTACCGCCAAAAGCACATGATATGAAAAGGGAATATGATTTTCTATCCTCGCTTGCCCCGTTCTTTTCTTACGCACCAAGGCCACTGGCACTTGGTACGGATATGGAAGTAATGGATAAGGTTTTTTACGTAATGGAACGCCGTGAAGGGGTTGTTTTAGATGCCGACTTTCCTGCACATATAAAAGGAACAATCGTTAAAGGGCAACAAGTGTCTGAATTGTTAATTGATACACTTGTGGAATTGCATCAAGTTGAACCTGATCAATCTGGACTTAGAAATTTTGGCAAACCAGAAGGTTTTATGGAACGTCAAGTACTTGGTTGGATTGGACGGTATGAGCGGGTACAAACGGATGAGATTGCTGAGTATCTTGGATTGGCGAAATGGTTAAAGGAGAAAATCCCTCTCTCAAGTGAATCACGGATCATTCATAACGATTTTAAATTCAACAATATGTTATTATCTCGTGACCTTTCAGAAGTAAGAGCGGTTGTAGATTGGGAGATGGCAACTATAGGTGATCCGTTGTTTGATTTAGGTGTAGTTTTAAGTTATTGGACAGAGCCGTCAGATCCAATAGAGTTGCGTAAATTGTTCCCTACGATAACGACTAATGAAGGGTTTTTAAGTAGAAGACAGCTTGTAGAACGTTATGCTAAAAAGAGTGGAAGGGATTGTGCTGAATTAAAATTCTATCATGTGTTTGCGTTATTTAAGCTGGCAGTTATCGTCCAACAAATCTATTTTCGTTGGCACCAAGGACAAACAACTGATTCACGGTTTGGAACATTTAATTTACGTACAAAGGTATTAATAAAGCATGCATATAAACAAATTAATTAA
- a CDS encoding branched-chain amino acid ABC transporter permease has product MLKDNILPLIFLLLALLIPLVTDNQYYLYILTISFVWTIGVYGMNLISGYTGQLSLAHAGFFAIGAYSVGLLTVKVGMSYWLAFMLALVITTIIGLLVGLIALRTKEHFFAIYTLCVGYIIYLIIYQWDEFTGGVRGLIGIPAPGAIGPIQFENSQALYYLVLVFLVGTVIFMKWITESLVGRTYIAIRNSEELAQTIGINTMRQKLVSFVTSTFFAALAGVLYASVVRFIGPNISYTMVTFDMLTYALVGGFGTLFGPVVGTLLIVLLTQSLQFMEEYRMIVFGPLLVLLVIFYPRGIVGGYAAWKRKRKIKKMNKSTTDSHNKSTYEGGP; this is encoded by the coding sequence ATGTTGAAGGACAATATACTGCCACTCATCTTTTTATTACTCGCTCTCCTCATACCATTGGTGACTGACAATCAATACTATCTATATATTTTGACGATATCCTTTGTCTGGACAATTGGTGTATATGGAATGAATTTAATTAGCGGATATACAGGGCAACTTTCATTGGCACATGCTGGTTTCTTTGCAATCGGAGCTTATTCGGTAGGACTGCTTACTGTAAAGGTTGGAATGTCTTATTGGCTTGCTTTTATGCTTGCCTTAGTTATCACAACAATAATTGGCTTACTTGTTGGTTTAATTGCTCTCCGTACGAAAGAACACTTTTTTGCCATTTACACATTATGTGTCGGTTACATCATTTATTTAATTATCTACCAATGGGATGAATTTACGGGTGGTGTTCGTGGCTTAATTGGAATTCCAGCACCAGGTGCTATTGGTCCAATTCAATTTGAAAACAGTCAAGCGCTGTATTATCTTGTGCTTGTATTTCTAGTAGGTACAGTGATTTTTATGAAATGGATAACAGAATCGCTTGTAGGACGCACGTATATAGCGATTCGAAATTCCGAAGAGCTCGCGCAAACGATTGGGATTAACACGATGCGTCAAAAGCTTGTTTCCTTTGTCACCTCTACATTCTTTGCTGCTCTTGCTGGTGTTTTGTATGCATCAGTTGTGCGATTTATTGGACCGAATATTTCCTATACGATGGTCACATTCGATATGCTCACTTATGCGCTCGTAGGTGGTTTCGGCACGTTGTTCGGTCCAGTTGTGGGTACTCTTCTAATCGTGTTATTGACGCAGTCGCTTCAGTTTATGGAAGAATACCGGATGATTGTTTTTGGTCCGTTACTTGTGCTGCTTGTCATTTTTTACCCCCGTGGAATTGTAGGTGGTTATGCTGCGTGGAAACGGAAGCGCAAAATAAAAAAAATGAATAAAAGCACGACAGATTCACATAACAAGTCAACTTATGAGGGGGGACCGTAA
- a CDS encoding SDR family oxidoreductase, which yields MSIQTLFDLTGKTAIVTGGGRGLGEAMAQALAEAGANVVVCSRKEAACQEVKQQIEASGGHAMALACDVTNEADVERIVEEVYNQYGKIDILINNSGTSWGGMPPEEMPADKFQKVVNVNLLGTFLMAKAVGKKMIADSVQGKIVNIASVAGLRGSDPNVMQAVGYNASKGGVITLTKDLAKSWGKHGITVNAIAPGFIPTKMTKDVIAPVEKEMVASVPLNRLGEPRDMQGAVLYLASEASSYVTGQTIVIDGGTTA from the coding sequence ATGAGTATTCAAACATTATTTGATCTAACGGGTAAAACAGCAATTGTAACAGGAGGGGGGAGAGGGCTTGGAGAAGCAATGGCACAAGCCCTAGCTGAAGCGGGTGCAAACGTCGTTGTTTGCTCACGTAAGGAAGCTGCATGCCAAGAAGTGAAACAACAGATAGAGGCGAGCGGTGGGCATGCAATGGCTCTCGCATGTGATGTAACGAATGAAGCAGATGTGGAGCGTATTGTAGAAGAAGTTTATAACCAATATGGGAAAATTGATATTTTAATTAATAATAGCGGCACGTCTTGGGGCGGAATGCCACCAGAAGAAATGCCAGCAGATAAATTTCAAAAAGTCGTTAATGTGAACTTGCTTGGAACGTTTTTAATGGCAAAAGCTGTTGGTAAAAAGATGATCGCCGATAGCGTCCAAGGCAAAATCGTTAACATTGCTTCTGTCGCAGGGTTAAGAGGATCAGATCCCAATGTGATGCAAGCGGTTGGTTATAATGCAAGCAAAGGTGGAGTCATTACACTAACAAAGGACTTAGCGAAGAGCTGGGGAAAGCATGGAATCACAGTCAATGCGATTGCGCCAGGGTTTATTCCAACGAAAATGACAAAAGATGTGATCGCGCCAGTAGAAAAGGAGATGGTTGCTTCCGTCCCCCTTAACCGACTTGGAGAGCCCCGGGATATGCAAGGTGCTGTACTTTACTTGGCTTCTGAAGCGTCTTCTTATGTGACTGGTCAAACAATCGTTATAGACGGAGGTACAACAGCTTGA
- a CDS encoding NADPH:quinone oxidoreductase family protein, translating into MQKWTVEQLGNPKEALVLRTNEERPIRKKGQVLIRTEAAALNFFDILLCQGTYQEKPALPFTPGSEIAGTVAEVGSNSRFRVNQRVIARPTMPAGGLAEWHAVEEESVFEVPKSMSFPEAASLFITYQTAYYALHHRANIKEGQTLLVHAGAGGVGSAAIQLGKAAGAYVIATAGGADKTKRCSELGADAVIDYRNDDFVPLVNKATGGRGADVIFDPVGGDTFDRSRKCIAFAGKLLVIGFAGGSISEAPMNHALVKNYSLIGVHWGYYAKLYPDGVKEIHKKLCGLYESGDVRPLLFKVYKMEEAIHALDQLSDRQTFGKLIIEMNRHY; encoded by the coding sequence ATGCAGAAGTGGACTGTAGAACAATTAGGCAATCCAAAAGAGGCGCTCGTTTTGAGAACAAATGAAGAGAGGCCCATAAGAAAAAAAGGGCAAGTGTTAATCCGTACGGAAGCAGCGGCGCTAAATTTCTTTGATATTTTGTTGTGTCAAGGTACTTATCAAGAAAAACCTGCGTTGCCGTTTACGCCAGGTTCGGAAATTGCAGGAACTGTTGCAGAGGTAGGAAGCAATAGTCGATTTCGAGTAAATCAACGGGTTATTGCCAGACCGACTATGCCAGCCGGAGGGTTGGCAGAATGGCATGCAGTTGAAGAAGAAAGTGTATTCGAAGTGCCAAAGTCAATGTCATTTCCTGAAGCAGCATCGCTTTTTATTACGTATCAAACAGCTTATTATGCGCTCCATCACCGTGCAAATATAAAAGAAGGTCAGACATTACTTGTCCATGCAGGAGCTGGAGGAGTCGGTTCAGCGGCAATTCAGCTTGGCAAAGCGGCTGGAGCGTATGTCATTGCCACAGCCGGTGGAGCTGATAAGACAAAACGATGTAGCGAGCTCGGTGCAGATGCAGTGATTGATTATCGAAACGACGATTTCGTTCCCCTTGTGAACAAAGCAACTGGTGGTCGGGGGGCTGATGTGATTTTTGACCCTGTTGGTGGCGATACATTTGATCGATCGCGCAAATGTATTGCTTTTGCAGGGAAATTACTTGTTATCGGTTTTGCTGGGGGCAGTATTTCAGAAGCCCCTATGAACCATGCTCTTGTGAAAAATTATTCATTAATTGGTGTTCATTGGGGCTATTATGCAAAATTATATCCTGATGGTGTAAAAGAGATTCATAAAAAACTATGTGGGTTGTATGAAAGTGGAGATGTTCGTCCTCTTTTATTTAAGGTGTATAAGATGGAAGAAGCAATTCATGCACTTGATCAACTTAGTGATCGTCAGACATTTGGGAAGTTAATCATTGAAATGAATAGACATTATTAA
- a CDS encoding long-chain-fatty-acid--CoA ligase: MAVFHYKSIELPEQTLIEMMMESVTTYKDNVAITFAGKTFTYETLFDLSKRVATGLAEQGVNKGDRIGLMLPNCPQYVISYFATLYLGATVVQINPLYKPAELAHVLKDAEVKAIIMLDQLVPVYEVIKNETQVILVAAVSFEGSGSFDLLLNSIPLKKPEEVDPVEDVAVIQYTGGTTGRSKGAMLTHYNLVSNTLQTAATQESNQGEGSERVLTIIPLFHVYGMTSAMNLTLFLGGNMILLPRFDVEETAKAIEMYRPTSFPGVPTMYIALLDYFRKHHMDLSMLNVCTSGSAPMPVEVMRQFNELTGTTILEGFGLSEASPVTHRNPLQGKQKAGSIGVSLPNTESKIVDIATEQELKANEVGELIIRGPQIMKGYYNLSQETANALRNGWLFTGDLARRDEDGYFYIVGRKKELIIASGYNVYPIEIEDVLYRMEGIQEAAVIGVPDEYRGETVKAFIVKKQGSQLSEEDIVEHCKQHLAAFKIPKQIAFIKELPKTAVGKILKRELVRAQIKN; this comes from the coding sequence ATGGCGGTGTTTCATTATAAATCGATTGAATTACCAGAACAAACGTTAATCGAGATGATGATGGAAAGTGTAACAACGTATAAGGACAATGTTGCAATAACATTTGCTGGTAAGACATTTACGTATGAAACGTTATTTGACTTGAGTAAGCGTGTTGCCACAGGATTAGCAGAGCAAGGAGTGAACAAAGGGGATCGCATTGGATTAATGCTACCCAATTGTCCCCAATATGTTATTAGCTATTTTGCGACTCTGTATCTTGGAGCAACAGTTGTTCAAATTAATCCGCTTTATAAACCTGCAGAATTAGCTCATGTGCTAAAAGACGCGGAAGTGAAAGCGATCATCATGCTTGATCAGTTAGTACCTGTTTATGAAGTAATCAAAAATGAAACACAAGTAATACTTGTAGCTGCTGTTTCTTTTGAAGGTTCAGGGTCATTTGATCTGCTTTTAAACTCAATTCCACTGAAGAAGCCTGAAGAAGTGGACCCCGTCGAAGATGTAGCTGTCATTCAATATACAGGCGGTACAACTGGGCGATCGAAGGGGGCGATGTTGACGCATTACAACCTCGTTTCGAATACATTGCAAACTGCAGCAACTCAAGAAAGCAATCAAGGAGAAGGAAGCGAACGTGTGCTAACCATAATCCCCCTCTTTCATGTGTACGGCATGACAAGTGCAATGAACTTAACGTTGTTTCTTGGTGGGAATATGATTCTTCTGCCTCGTTTCGATGTAGAAGAGACCGCTAAGGCAATTGAAATGTACAGACCAACAAGTTTTCCAGGTGTACCGACGATGTATATTGCCTTACTCGATTATTTCCGCAAGCATCACATGGATTTGTCGATGTTAAATGTGTGCACGAGTGGTTCAGCGCCGATGCCAGTTGAGGTGATGCGTCAGTTTAATGAATTGACTGGAACAACAATTTTAGAAGGGTTCGGATTATCAGAAGCATCACCTGTTACTCACCGGAATCCACTCCAAGGAAAACAAAAGGCAGGTAGCATTGGGGTGTCACTACCAAATACAGAGTCTAAAATTGTTGATATTGCAACGGAGCAGGAACTTAAAGCAAATGAAGTTGGTGAGTTGATTATTCGAGGCCCGCAAATTATGAAAGGGTATTATAACCTCTCACAAGAAACGGCAAATGCTCTTCGAAACGGTTGGCTTTTTACTGGAGATTTAGCGAGAAGAGATGAAGATGGGTACTTTTATATTGTTGGTCGGAAAAAAGAGTTGATTATCGCAAGTGGTTACAATGTTTATCCAATTGAGATTGAAGATGTTTTGTACCGAATGGAAGGGATACAAGAAGCGGCAGTGATTGGTGTACCTGACGAATATCGAGGTGAAACAGTAAAAGCTTTTATCGTAAAAAAACAAGGAAGTCAATTATCCGAAGAGGATATTGTCGAGCATTGCAAACAACATCTAGCAGCATTTAAAATTCCAAAGCAAATTGCGTTTATCAAAGAATTGCCAAAGACAGCAGTTGGAAAAATTCTAAAGCGCGAGCTAGTAAGAGCGCAAATAAAGAACTAA
- a CDS encoding 2-phosphosulfolactate phosphatase, whose translation MKTCRLWLAKEEIEEVHLPLATVIIIDVMLATTTLVDLMERGAKKIYPVSSIEEALVKKRALGDNVITGGELGGKVIAEFDYGHLPEHYSADLLKEAELVFLSTNGTKAIQETQKAKRRVLANLRNVHSVASWLKKQAIEDLVIVCSGAGGHMAMEDYLCAALLIKELDTKHSMFDDAALFASSQKVNENLVKDLVKRGRVGRYMSRYGMNELLDFISDIGASKSIVEAINPGVLAFIEGGEIDGGNNRGTAR comes from the coding sequence TTGAAGACGTGCCGACTATGGTTAGCTAAAGAAGAAATTGAAGAGGTTCATTTACCACTTGCGACAGTGATTATTATTGATGTCATGCTGGCTACGACAACATTAGTTGATTTAATGGAGCGAGGGGCAAAGAAAATTTATCCAGTTAGTTCCATCGAAGAAGCATTGGTGAAGAAAAGGGCGCTCGGAGATAATGTAATTACCGGTGGAGAACTTGGAGGGAAAGTAATAGCAGAATTTGATTATGGACATTTACCAGAACACTATTCAGCTGATTTATTAAAAGAGGCAGAACTGGTCTTTCTTTCAACAAATGGAACAAAGGCAATTCAAGAAACACAAAAAGCGAAGCGCCGAGTACTAGCAAACTTAAGAAATGTACACTCTGTTGCAAGTTGGCTTAAGAAACAAGCAATAGAAGATCTGGTCATTGTATGTTCTGGTGCCGGAGGCCATATGGCAATGGAAGATTATTTATGTGCTGCATTATTAATAAAAGAATTGGATACAAAGCATTCAATGTTTGATGACGCAGCGTTGTTTGCTTCTTCTCAAAAAGTAAATGAGAATCTTGTAAAAGATCTAGTTAAACGTGGCAGAGTCGGTCGTTATATGAGCCGATATGGTATGAATGAACTGCTTGATTTTATAAGTGATATAGGTGCCTCAAAATCGATTGTTGAGGCAATTAATCCAGGCGTATTGGCGTTCATAGAGGGAGGGGAAATAGATGGAGGAAACAATCGCGGTACGGCAAGGTGA
- a CDS encoding SDR family NAD(P)-dependent oxidoreductase: MRLAGKTAIVTGAGSGIGKASALAFAREGANVICADLMLEKADETAETIKELGGKAKPLLINVTSYESVKKAVAVALKTYGALDIMFNNAGIGTDGLPLLQTSVEAYRKTVSVNQDGVFFGIKASAEAMKEAGGVIINTASIYAYIADRNQLAYHASKGAVVSMTKGAALELAKYNIRVVAIAPGLVETDIVSGWKKDPDTWLKIEKAQMRRKAGQPEDIAKLALFLASDEAAFLNAHVYYADDGASAFKR, from the coding sequence TTGAGGCTTGCTGGAAAAACAGCAATTGTAACAGGCGCCGGGTCTGGAATTGGTAAAGCTTCTGCTTTGGCATTCGCAAGAGAAGGTGCAAATGTTATTTGCGCTGATCTAATGTTAGAAAAAGCAGATGAAACAGCTGAAACAATTAAAGAATTGGGCGGCAAAGCAAAACCTTTGCTGATTAACGTGACATCTTATGAATCAGTAAAAAAGGCGGTCGCGGTTGCTCTAAAAACATACGGAGCGTTAGATATTATGTTTAACAATGCAGGTATTGGTACGGACGGTTTGCCGCTATTGCAAACATCCGTTGAAGCCTATCGAAAAACGGTTTCGGTTAATCAAGACGGTGTGTTTTTTGGCATCAAGGCTTCGGCAGAGGCGATGAAGGAAGCCGGGGGCGTTATCATCAATACAGCTTCTATCTATGCATATATAGCTGATCGCAATCAGTTGGCTTACCATGCGAGCAAAGGAGCGGTTGTATCAATGACAAAGGGAGCGGCACTTGAATTAGCCAAATACAACATACGTGTTGTTGCAATTGCTCCTGGTTTAGTCGAAACGGATATCGTTTCCGGATGGAAAAAAGATCCTGATACGTGGTTAAAAATAGAAAAAGCACAAATGCGGCGCAAGGCAGGTCAGCCTGAAGATATTGCAAAACTGGCTTTGTTTTTAGCTAGCGATGAGGCTGCTTTTTTAAATGCTCACGTTTATTATGCTGATGACGGGGCAAGTGCATTTAAACGATAG
- a CDS encoding sigma-54 interaction domain-containing protein — MAPMRLLDMTSYFPLLWVITDQFGQIKEESISFQELRDGLNHTEEKELTKKLCVNEKNGASFYLSGQLLRHFKMGYQNEANLQAHLFIEDPEFEAIQAELQDEKQANQELNRILEHSYDGISINTADGITLKVNNSVERFTGIPKEYFIGKSAEKLVTRGFLQESLYSRIIKTKKPATAFQGGKNGHQIVMTGSPLLNNNGEVDKIIYNIRDVSELLPYYRKFGQESLPTDAIYTSNQSPLPVLHSSAMADIHEMVNRINQIDATVLLLGETGVGKDVLAKHIHQSSPRRNGELVKVNCGAIPAELMESELFGYEAGAFSGASRYGKAGMFEMADGGILFLDEIGELALPLQVKLLQVLQDREIRRVGGSKTKRVDVRVIAATNRDLKEMAENGKFREDLYYRLNILPIRIPPLRERRADILPLAEYYINHFNAAFGMTKMLSKPLKHLLFSNRWSGNVRELANLIQRLMILSKNDELGLEDLPEEYRDSKGSENESNSLLQLTVEQAERNLLEDALRTYKTTYEIAEALQSSQATIARKMKKYGLTSTS; from the coding sequence ATGGCACCGATGCGCTTATTGGACATGACTTCTTACTTTCCTTTGTTGTGGGTAATCACAGACCAATTTGGTCAGATTAAAGAAGAAAGTATAAGTTTTCAGGAATTAAGAGACGGATTAAATCATACCGAAGAGAAAGAGTTAACAAAAAAACTTTGCGTAAACGAAAAGAATGGTGCGTCTTTTTATTTATCAGGGCAACTCTTGCGTCATTTCAAGATGGGATATCAGAATGAGGCAAACCTTCAAGCCCACTTGTTTATTGAGGATCCTGAATTTGAAGCGATACAAGCAGAGCTACAAGACGAAAAGCAAGCAAATCAAGAATTAAATAGGATTTTAGAACATTCTTATGATGGTATATCAATTAATACAGCAGATGGTATTACGCTAAAAGTGAATAACTCTGTTGAACGCTTTACGGGGATTCCAAAAGAATATTTTATAGGAAAAAGTGCAGAGAAACTTGTTACAAGAGGTTTTTTACAAGAATCTCTGTATTCAAGAATAATAAAAACGAAGAAGCCAGCAACCGCCTTTCAAGGGGGGAAAAATGGCCATCAAATTGTTATGACAGGCTCACCATTATTAAATAATAATGGTGAGGTTGATAAGATTATTTATAATATTCGAGATGTTTCGGAGCTATTGCCGTATTATCGCAAATTTGGACAAGAGAGTTTACCAACAGACGCTATTTACACTTCTAATCAATCACCGTTACCAGTATTGCATAGCAGCGCAATGGCAGACATTCATGAAATGGTAAATCGAATAAATCAAATCGATGCGACTGTTTTGCTATTAGGAGAAACAGGTGTAGGTAAAGATGTGCTAGCTAAACACATCCATCAATCAAGTCCGCGTCGAAACGGGGAGTTGGTTAAAGTGAATTGCGGTGCGATTCCTGCTGAGTTAATGGAATCCGAACTATTTGGTTATGAAGCTGGTGCGTTTTCAGGGGCAAGTCGTTATGGCAAAGCGGGTATGTTTGAGATGGCGGATGGAGGTATTTTGTTTCTTGATGAGATTGGTGAACTTGCTTTGCCGTTACAAGTGAAACTACTGCAAGTCCTTCAGGATAGAGAGATTCGACGGGTTGGTGGGAGTAAGACGAAGCGTGTTGACGTTCGAGTAATAGCCGCAACAAATCGCGATTTAAAAGAAATGGCTGAAAATGGTAAATTCCGTGAAGACCTTTATTACCGGCTTAATATCCTGCCAATTCGTATTCCGCCGTTACGTGAAAGACGAGCTGATATTTTACCGCTAGCAGAATATTATATTAATCATTTTAATGCAGCATTTGGAATGACAAAAATGTTGTCAAAACCTTTAAAACATCTGTTATTTTCGAATAGGTGGTCGGGGAATGTAAGAGAGCTGGCTAATTTGATTCAACGATTGATGATTTTATCAAAAAACGATGAGCTTGGTTTAGAAGATTTGCCGGAAGAATATCGAGATTCGAAGGGATCAGAAAATGAATCGAACAGTTTATTGCAACTAACCGTTGAACAAGCAGAAAGAAACTTACTTGAAGACGCATTGCGGACATATAAAACAACATACGAAATTGCAGAGGCTTTGCAATCAAGTCAAGCAACAATTGCCAGAAAAATGAAGAAATATGGCCTTACGAGCACTTCTTAA
- a CDS encoding branched-chain amino acid ABC transporter permease yields the protein MDILLQQLFNGLTIGSVYSLVALGLTLVYGILHIPNFAHGALYMLGGYVTLMTMAAFGFPYFLAMFVSILIVGFVALLMERLVFHPLRHSPPIHDKIAAIGVLLFLETFVQLVWGAEYRAMSTPFGEVVSFLGITVTVQRILIVVAAVVVMVLLQLFLKKTLIGAAIVAMSQNREGAFLVGINANKVAMLTFFISGALAAIAASIASPINLVFPGMGHLVILKAFVIIIIGGMGSIPGAIIGGYILGFSESLGATFISSDYSDLIAFALLVIILTIQPKGLFAKKGAA from the coding sequence ATGGATATTCTCCTGCAACAACTATTTAATGGGTTAACGATTGGAAGCGTTTACAGTTTAGTTGCTTTAGGTTTAACGCTCGTGTATGGAATCTTGCATATCCCGAACTTTGCACACGGGGCTTTGTATATGCTAGGTGGTTATGTCACCCTCATGACAATGGCAGCTTTTGGCTTCCCTTATTTTTTAGCGATGTTTGTTTCTATTTTAATTGTTGGATTTGTTGCCTTATTAATGGAACGACTTGTGTTTCACCCTCTGCGCCATTCTCCACCAATCCACGATAAAATCGCTGCTATTGGTGTGTTGTTATTCTTAGAAACGTTTGTTCAACTTGTTTGGGGTGCAGAATATCGCGCAATGTCAACGCCTTTTGGTGAAGTTGTATCTTTTCTTGGGATAACGGTTACCGTACAGCGTATTCTAATCGTCGTAGCTGCGGTTGTTGTAATGGTGCTTTTGCAATTGTTTTTAAAGAAGACGTTGATTGGAGCGGCGATTGTGGCGATGTCACAAAATAGAGAAGGGGCTTTTCTTGTAGGGATTAATGCCAATAAAGTTGCGATGCTCACTTTCTTTATTTCTGGGGCTTTGGCAGCAATTGCAGCATCGATTGCATCGCCAATTAATTTGGTTTTCCCCGGTATGGGGCATCTTGTTATCTTGAAAGCGTTTGTCATTATTATTATCGGCGGGATGGGGAGTATTCCTGGTGCAATTATTGGCGGGTACATCCTTGGTTTCTCTGAAAGTCTTGGGGCCACGTTTATTTCAAGTGACTATAGTGATTTAATCGCCTTTGCATTACTAGTCATTATCTTGACGATTCAGCCAAAAGGACTTTTTGCAAAGAAGGGGGCAGCGTAA
- a CDS encoding acyl-CoA dehydrogenase family protein: MNFDYSEKVKRLEADVIQFIENVIEPNVTLYEVQLNNAESRWTIPPVMEEMKSKAKRAGLWNLFLPNSEYGAGLTNVEYAPLCEQMGGSPLAPEVFNCAAPDTGNMETLVRYGTEEQKKRWLEPLLAGEIRSAFAMTEPQVASSDATNIETRIVQDGADYLINGRKWWTSGVLDPRCEVLIVMGKTDPTAARHEQQSMILVPMNTPGITVHRHLPVFGYDDAPHGHGEVEFVDVRVPKENILLGVGKGFEIAQGRLGPGRIHHCMRLIGVAERSLAYMCKRVEERNAFGRPLGEQGVVREWIANSRIEIEQARLLTLKAAHMMDTVGNKEGKSEIAMIKVVAPNMALNVIDRAIQAFGGAGVSDDVLLAKAWAHARTLRLADGPDEVHRRAIAKYELQKIRQVNREESVR, encoded by the coding sequence ATGAACTTTGATTACTCGGAAAAAGTGAAAAGGCTTGAAGCGGATGTCATTCAGTTTATAGAAAATGTGATTGAACCTAATGTCACTCTTTATGAAGTGCAGTTAAATAATGCGGAAAGTCGTTGGACGATTCCTCCGGTAATGGAAGAAATGAAGTCAAAAGCTAAGCGAGCAGGGTTATGGAATCTATTCTTACCAAATAGTGAGTATGGTGCAGGTTTAACAAATGTTGAGTATGCCCCGCTTTGTGAACAAATGGGTGGTTCACCTCTTGCACCAGAAGTGTTTAATTGTGCTGCACCTGATACGGGAAATATGGAGACGCTTGTTCGTTATGGGACTGAAGAGCAAAAAAAAAGGTGGCTTGAGCCGCTTTTAGCCGGTGAAATTCGTTCTGCTTTTGCGATGACTGAACCACAAGTTGCCTCATCTGATGCAACGAATATAGAGACAAGGATCGTGCAAGATGGAGCTGACTATTTAATTAATGGACGAAAATGGTGGACCTCTGGGGTTCTAGACCCGCGATGTGAAGTGTTAATTGTGATGGGGAAAACAGATCCTACTGCGGCGAGACATGAACAACAATCAATGATTCTAGTACCAATGAACACACCTGGAATAACGGTGCATCGTCATTTGCCTGTCTTTGGTTATGACGATGCGCCGCATGGGCATGGGGAAGTGGAGTTTGTGGATGTCCGAGTTCCAAAGGAAAACATTTTACTCGGTGTAGGAAAGGGTTTTGAGATTGCGCAAGGAAGGCTTGGGCCAGGTCGTATTCATCATTGTATGCGCTTAATCGGTGTAGCAGAGAGGTCACTTGCTTATATGTGTAAACGGGTGGAAGAGCGTAATGCATTTGGGCGACCGCTTGGAGAACAAGGCGTTGTTCGTGAATGGATTGCTAACTCGAGAATTGAAATAGAACAAGCACGTTTATTAACATTAAAAGCTGCCCATATGATGGACACGGTTGGTAATAAGGAAGGGAAATCAGAAATTGCAATGATTAAAGTCGTTGCACCTAATATGGCGTTAAACGTTATAGATCGAGCTATTCAAGCATTTGGTGGAGCTGGAGTGAGCGATGATGTTCTACTTGCCAAGGCATGGGCGCATGCAAGGACATTACGCTTGGCGGACGGTCCAGATGAGGTTCATCGGAGAGCAATTGCAAAGTATGAATTACAAAAAATAAGGCAAGTAAATCGGGAGGAGTCGGTAAGATGA